Below is a window of Gavia stellata isolate bGavSte3 chromosome 19, bGavSte3.hap2, whole genome shotgun sequence DNA.
ACTGCAGGATAAGCAAGTTTTATTTTGCGCTCAGTATTTTGCACACTTTCCGTCAGATTCCCTATTCAGCCTCCAAGTGTGGGATTTTCAAGAGCTTTCTGCAGTGGCTCCTTACAGTCTGCTCCTCGCTGGGGATTTTGCACCCAGAAGAGCCTATCTGAAGAGCCTATCTGAAGGGCTCCTGCCCATCTTTTGAGCCAGCCGTAAAAATAATGCGCGAGCATCAGATACTACATAATTAGATGGGAAGCAGAGCCATTTATCTAttaatagtatttaaaaaacagaacagttgGGAAAAGCCTCCCGTGCTGATTTGAGATTAAAATGGTGATTAATAACATAAGGTGGAAATTATTTTGAGGTCCCTACTAATACAAAGTTATATACAGAAATCATTAGCTGTGCAATTAAAACATTACTGATGCTAGACGTGGCTTTACGTAGAAAGTTTCATTTACAGATACAAATGCAAAACCAGTCGTGGCCATAAAATGCCTTACTTCTATATGGTTAACTGAAGAGAACACTCAGCATAGAGTTGGAAGAGGCAGATCGCATTTTACTTGGAAGATTGTACCTATTCTGCACGATACGATTCATGACAAAGTCTGGCTGTATCCTAGTGAAAATAAAGCCTAACGTATTCACGCTCATTTTTGGGTAATGCTTTCAAGGTCGCTTCCAGGCCGTCTCATCCCAGAGCTGGAGAGCCTTGAACTCGGCTTCAGTCCCAAAGAGTGACTCGGCACACGGCTGCCCCAGACTGGGGTGCTGGGGAAACTTCTTTATTTAGTTAGCACCTCTGTTCTTGAGTGCAAAAGTTGGGAAGCTTGGCTGCCGACACCCTGTTCTGATCTGTGTCACTGCTACCGTCCAAGGGGTGGGTCAGGATGCACCTGACCTCTACAGTTTCCTCTGAGGAGCCCCATTCCTGGCACTGCTTCTGCCAGACTCTCTTCACAGGCTGAGTTGGGCTCGGCTCAGTCCTGACCTTCTGCCCGAGAGCCAGACGGTCCAATTCAGCAAGCGGGAGGCTGGGGCTCAGCCACTCATCACCTTGCGGGGGGCCCCCCCTTCCTCCAGCGTTTTCCTGGGGGACTGACTACCCTTCTCCAAGGCAGCGGTCTCATTTGCAGCGGGACGATGCCCTGGCCCTCCCACGGCGAGTTAGAAAGCTGCAAGGTACTTTCTCCTCTGCGCTGCGTTCCGGCAAGGTGCAGTCTGGTGCTATTCTAAGGAAGGAACACGCTGTAATCCTAGCACACGGTGACACGGGGAGAAATCCAGCCCTCGAGAGCTACCGAGCGGCACCTACCTTTCTACGCAGGACAAGAGGCGCGCACCTCAAGAGTCTCAAAAATACCGGGAAGGAAATGATTCCGCCGACAAGAGCGTTACCCATCGCCGGCTAGCTTACTTTGAACGAAGAAATAACATGTATTGGCCCAAAGCTGAGGTTGCCTTGTCAAGCTCTCTACAATCTATTTTGCCACACGCTCTCTACAAATGGAAGATTAGATTTAGTTAGGTTTATTGTTTGAGCTTGTGTGTTTTTTAACAGTAGCCACTGTCATGCTGAATTGTATAAATGATGGACTTACCTGTGCAGCTCTTACAAAAGACAACTATCAGAAACCGCTGCATCTGGTTTTCCTTGCAGGGCCTGACATATACTAAAAATCCGAGCCTGCTTCCAGCTTAGCGACTGGCATCACCCACGTGTCCTAACGACACCGGGCCCAGGAGCGGACCAGTGGATTAAAAGGTGAGCCCTACGGTACAGTCAGCCTGTGCACATCGCTACTTCTGCCTGTCCCTAAAGTCGAGACAGGAGCCCACACAGGTCTGCACCAGGGAGACAGGCTCTTTTTCATTACCAAGACACAGCCGTGAAAAGCTTTTGGTTGTCTGCAACTGCCTTTTCAGCCAGgagaaaagcacagcttttttcctcctgttttgaAGTTCATCCGATTTGCACACAGAATGTCTGACTCTTCCCCTGCATATAGAAATAGATCAGATGAACCGTATTCTAAATGTGCACAGCTTCACACTTAGTGCTTGATTTTGATGTCAGTTCTGCTCCTGTATGCTGAAGATGACACTCGTTCTCTAGAAATGGAGACTTTTCTCTTCCAGTCCCAGCGAACGGATCCTTCAAGGCGATACGCTGCTACAGAGCTCTTGGAATCCTAACACAGAGCACTCAGGTTGGATAGCTGTGCTAATTAGCGTGGCTTAATTGGAGCCAATAAACACGTATCCGGTCGCACCCTGGAAATCTGACTGCAGGGGTATGCTGTTAAAGAAGGGTAAGGGAAGGGCTGAAAGTATAATCTGCACCTGGTACTAATCggtcattcttttttttttgaagtcaaAAGTCCTGTCAGCTTCCACTGAGACTTTGCGCAGGTAAAAAGCGATTGCCGAAAGGATCCCTAGGCTACTTATTCCACCTCCACACCTCTCACACGTGCACATTACTCGGGCCGGTAAACACGACAGCACCAGTGGCCAAACACAAAAATCAGTGACCGAGCATTTAAACTAGCCTCAAATAGCTATGAAGCTGCAAAAAGGCACGTACGTAGGAAAACTGCTGTCACCTTCAATACGCTGAGGAATTGCTAACTCTAAAGTAGAGAATTTAATTCTCACGATGATGGGGAATTAACTTATTCCCTATGAATATTTGCTCTTTATATACGCTATTTCAGAGAGTCAATTACGTAGGTAACTTACGGAAAGGTTGTTCGACGTTTACTCTCGGCGCAAACTAAAACATTGCTCTCACCAGCcgcaaaagctttaaaaagcatCATCCTCTATAGATCATGCTGCTGGAAATGGAACCGGGGGTACCGTCTAAAGTACGTCGGTGAACGCTTACTCCGTAACAGAACAAACTTTTTGCAGCTGTGCCCGAGAttcattaaatgttttctttcctgcttgtAGTTTCTCAAATGAATTTTTTAGCAGATAAAGTCATTGAAagaatgttttgtgtttttattgtGCAAAACCTGCTAGTAAGAAATCTTAAATTGACAGCATAGGTACAACAAATTTGATTTTCAGAGTAGAAGCGAACtgaggtaagaaaaaaataaagatctaCTATCTGATTAACGTAACAATCAAAACTCACCAACCAGAGGCAGTTTTGATCAAATAATCGTAGTGAAGGCCTACAGATAAGAATTATGCACCAAACAATTTCAGGTCAGGAATCAAATACTGTGATTTACTCATAGATTATTTGCAACTATGTTCTAGAATAGGTGTTGTGAACAAGTCACTCAGCTGCTTCGCTGAGTGCGACACTTTCATACCCTTGGCCTGCTGAGTTTCCGTAATGGCATGAAAGAAAAGTCTTTGCCTTTGAGATACCACGATTACGCACGCAGCAGTAAcgtgtttgttttgtgtttttccgACCGAGGGCGCTGACTTCTAACAAGCTGAATTACGAATAATACGTTAATGAAAACGAATACATACTCACACAGTCGGTGACATGTCATACCAAGGAGATATATGTCTAAGTTGGATTATCTAAAGCTCTTAGGGTgtcagatttgtttttcttccttgctgcaCTACTCAATAACCTAAGGCAGAAAGCTTAGCTTTATAATGAAGAAAAGTATATTTCTAATCTCCCTCCCCATTGGTCACCATAAGAACGGAGACAAAAATTAACAGCtactgctgcttccaaaatctTGTACAAAAATAGATCAGTATGTCCTTCTGGCAGTCTCAAAAATCTTGAAGAGTCTTCTCCAAATTCCTCTTTCATCTCTTGATTTCAACAGAAACAGTCAGTCCCCATTGCCAAGACTCATGTCTTGGTCAAATTCAGAGACGAATGAAGTTCGTATTCCGTTTCCTCAGAATTGCTATTTGGAATCCATTCCATTTCCACCCTCTTTGTTTGgatctgtttaattttttttcttttttggccaAGGGAAATGCATTGGCAGTGCAAACAAAAAGTAGATATCATGAAacaccccccccctccccaataGCAAGTAATCACCTCAGCATTTCAAAAGGGTCTCCCGAGATGTTATCTGCACGCACAGGATTCCACTGTCATGTTGGGGTACACCTTAAGaaccacatttttattttcgtcaaagaataaaatactaaGAGAAGACATTTTGTCAGGAACGCAGCAAGGCTCGGGAATGCCCGGGACGACCCCGACAGCTCTCACTATGCTCTGGATGGTGGCATGGTTGGATGGCTTCAAGGCCTGCAAGAGAAAGACACAGCAGAAAATGTAACTGCACCCATGTTAGAACAGACCCACATACTCTAGaacaaaactggtttttttGGAGAAGGGCCCTGTGGAGACTCCACAGCTGACTAGCTGTACAATCTGTCTTCTACTTGACCATTTCCAGTGGTCACCGTAGGTGCCCTGACCCAGCAGCAGGGAATGCGAATCTGGTCTGGTTCTTTTGGCTCTATCACTTCTCATCTGTAGTATACATAGTCAGTGGCACCGCTGAATAACCGAAACCCCAAATCCCATGTCAGTTGTACCTCATATTAAGGTAACATTGTTCTCCAAAGGACAAAGTTTCCTGGATTTATACTCATATAAATAGGAACACGCTTCGGTTAGATACgaacaaaaagcaaacctgACCAGTGAGATAACTGTATTTGTTCACAAAACCAGAATACTTTAACACgctcataaaaataaaaatgaacttattcatagaaatgaaaatactaaGTTTTACCTCTGAACCCTCCAATCCAAGTATCTGCACAAAAGATAGGCGAGCATGAAAAATGCGCAAGACGCAGTTTTTAGCCAAAGACGTTTGGTTCTGTAAGAGTGAAACTTTAACATTGCTTTTTAGAGCTCTTCTTACATGTAGAACCTGGGAATCACACAGTTCAATATGCTCGGTCAGACGCCACTGAGaaatcacagattcacagaatcgctaaggttgaaaaagacctgtgagatcatcaagtccaaccatcaacccaacaccaccatgcccactaaaccatgtcccgcagcgccacgtccacatgttttttgaacacaaaaTATATGGAACGAGATCGTTTGGGCCAAACGTGCCATTTGCAGTTTTGCTGCGATGAGAGATAATTTGCTTCTGGAAAAATCTGTCTTAAGGCTTAGATATCTCCTACCCCAGATGCAAGTCTTAATGACCTTGCATGCAAAAAGGACAGGACTAACTGTGAGATTCTAGCTCATTGTGTCGTTTGTGTACCATGTTAGTACATTTAGGAGTAATAGCTTCCAATTCTGCCGGCAATACACACGGATGTCTAACCTGTCGCTACTTAGAGCGACATAGCTCACGACTAATACCAGCTGTATTCTCCTTCTTTCTCGTGGAGACTGCTGTACCTTCAATTCCAACAGAAATGGATCAGAATAGACTTTCTCTGTATCATGTTGTTGAAACTAGTCTCAAGAAAGAACTGGAACTGTTTGACACACGAATGAAAAGGATTCACTGGGGAGCATTCAGCTGTTCTTTATGTACGTTAGACATAATTtgagtgttttttcttcttcttatgAGGAACCTATTTCACCTGCAGGAAGCCTGAGCAAGAAACGGTGCCAATCCCATACATGCCTTCCTTTTGTTTATCCTCTGAGAGACTCAGAATCTTCTCAAGTATACTCAGGATCCAAGTCCCTTTTGAACGCAGACATTACACAGACCCTGATCTTTTTCCCCTGTCGCTGTTTAAGTTTACTATCGTGGCTTATCAGATGAAGGAGATGCAGGGGTGCGGTGAtattgtgtttaaaatacaaacacaaagcGTGTTGCACCATCCTCTTAACGGCTGTAGGTTTTCCAGCATGGTTACAAAGACACTACTCTACATCTAGGTAGCTGATCGCcagaaagacatttctgtttGTTCGTTTGTTTTGAATTCAAGAGTACCTATACTCCTTGGCAGCAGTTGATAGGGATTTAAAAAATGTCTCAGATTAGTATACAATTCagatttctgtaacatttctgCCTCCAAAAGGAAGTGAAAGTGCGGGTTATCATCCAGGCTTATTTCCTTACTCAGCTGCAGCGCAGTATTCTCCACAGAAATACCTGGGACCCAGACAGATCTCCTGAGCCTGCTGATCAGACGTCAAAAGGTAAAACATCTATTGAGACCCTATTCCCCATTGCCAGTAGTACCGGAACTAAAACCAGGTCTCCAAATATGTCGTGTTAAGGTCTTACCGGAAACCCTTCCCTTCAGATATGGAATCTGTACCACTAAAACGTCAGATTGTACAGAACCGATTTCAAGTACTGCCTCGGCTATCGGTGGGAATAGCCTGGATACGTTCTGTCATCGTACGATAAGAAGTATCTCTCTTTGATACGGCTATCGTACAATACAGAACATCCTCTGTACTGACCTGAAGTCTGTCTTGAATACACTGCCCCTGGCCCTTGAGGTGCACTCTTGAGCACCACCAGCTTAGGCACAACTCTGCTTCTGCCAGTGGCAATTTAACTGTGACTGGAGTAAAATCCAAAGGCGTGTGCTCCtccaaaaaccaaaatcccCCTCGGAGTACTGAACTGGCATAATGCCCCGCACAAGGGGAGTGAGTTCAGCCATTGCCTGCGGGCCGCCTACACCGTGTCCAGCACATGCTCATGAAAAGCAGGCGGAGATTTTCTTTTaggaggggaaaagcaggggAGGCCGAGAGGAGCAGCGGGAGGAAAAAATGCCGAGCTGACTCCAAACTGGCAAATCTGTGAATGAGTCCAGCTGTGGCTCAGGCTGCACCTGGTAAGGCGCACGCATCCTTGGGAGACTTGCTGCCCTGTTGAATTTCATTACAGGTGTATTATGAGCAGGGCAAACGATGTCAGTTATGAGCTTTCATTCCTGACCTGGGAGAGGGTCTGCCTGGCCGGTACGCTCTGCGGCATTACGCAAGCCCAACGCACGTGGGTTTGACAGCAGTCGAACCAGCTAATTGAAATCAGGGAAGGGGTAAGGCCAGAAAATTTGGAGgtgaaaggggggggggggggcaggcagggaagaggcaCATCTGTTGTTAATTACCCAACAGGTTGTCAACTTTAGGAGCTCCCCCTCAGCAAGGGAACATTATATACCCATAGGCACAGATTAGTTTGTTACTGCCTGATGGTTATACTATCATTTTGCAAACACAGTCTTATTAGTAGCACCAGATATTATGCATGGCTCAAGAATAACACATGGCTCTAGAAGACGCTCACTTCACCTTTTTATATAATTTAGCTTTTCATTCTCTTTGGAAGATAAGgtcattttggtttttgaaattaaaaaaagtgcaCAAAAGGAACAATTTGAATTCCGACACGAACAGAAATGTACCAATTGCTTTCAGGGAACCAGACTCACAATGGGTTTCAGTAACCTCTTAACGAACTAGCGCTCTCTGCAGTACGTGGCAGCAAATATTCAGCTTCACAGCGTCTAAATAACTATAATGCTCTGCTGCTTTAATTCTTCATCCAACCGAGTCTAGAGAGTTTGACACAGAAAGGCTGGATTAGGCCTTTTAGTAGGAATTCGTAGAAGAAAACTGGTGTCCTGGTTATGGCGTTGCAGGCCCTGCCCTACAGGCTTAGTTCACGGCAATCAGACCTTCTGCTTCATGTCAGCAAAGTCATTTAAACTCTGTGCTCTATTTGCCTACCCATCTCTCCCGCTTATTTCTCACCTTCTTTCTACTGTAAGGTtttcccagggcagggaccaCTTCTGATAGCGTGTACGTGCCTgtcccaggcagagcagaggggtgaagaggcagaggaagaacgCTCCTTTGGGAATGCTAGACTTAGTCACCATGCTAATAGTAGCCAATACTGCAAGTCTACTTATTTGAGAAGACAGAGCTAAACTACGACACCTCAGAGCCCGATGCTgctatctgcaggaaagcagaacctgaatttggcagaaaaaaaattggctcTGTAAGTTAGAAAACCTTTTCATGTGCAGTGTAATACCTCAGGGGAATTACCCAAAGACAGACAACTCGCAGAGAAAGCTGAAACTCCCCTTTCACCCAAGTAATACCTGTTACCTACCCTCCAGCTGTGTGCGCTGTTTGTACCTCCCTCTCATGCCTCAGGGGGTCAAATGTGAGTTTAAACTTCAATTAAACTTCATTTTGCCTCTTCAGAACCACTGGAACTAAACTCATCTCGGGATGTTTTACTTGCAGGAGCATTTGTATGGCTCACGGTGTTTCTTTCCACAGGTTTGAAATTACTCTGGGAATTAAGGCCTGAGGTTATGGAGCACGTTAGGGATTTTCTGGTTGTAGGTGCTAACAAAGTCTCCGTGTAAGAAATAGGAACCTTTTTATTACAGTGCTTCTTTATCATTACTCTACTTTTGGTTTCTGACAGTTTCTTTATCTCCATGAAGATACATtatgctttctgctgctggagaatCTGTGTTCTCAAAGTCTCACCTTGACTCCTAAAGAGAGACTTGCTTTCTGtcttaaatttattattttccatcAGCTCTGAGCAGGATTAGATTTCACTTGGAGCAATGAAGAGATCAGTAACAAGGGCTTCTAAAACCACTACATCCAAACCTGTTTTTGAGAAAGCCTTCTTTGCTCTCGAGCGTGCAAATGATTGAGCGATCTGAGGTTTGATCCAGACTCTCCTACGGGCAAAGGGGGATTCTTCTCGGTCTCGGCATCAGGCATCGTCTAACCCTGAAATATATGCTATGTATTGAATATTAAGAGACCTTTTCTGCCTCAGAAGGTAGAAACCTATTTTGCATGTCTgccaaatgtaaaaaaaaaaaaaaaaaaaaaaaaaaaatttctagtGACTGGGTTGAAATGGTTATTCTCTAGCAAGTGCTAGATCCTGGGAGTTCATCAGCACCTCAACTATCATTTACTTCTTTGAGAGCTGAAACAGCCAGACCCTTAGGAAATGGGAACCTAAACACTTTTGGAGTTACAACGAGACACCTTCAAGCCCTTCTAAGAAGCTGCTACACATTATttccaccacccccccccccccaatcatCAGAAATACAGAGGAACTTGACTGAAATTGTCCTCCAGTAGAATCGCCAATTGTCTGATGCATACTTGactctttgctttgtttcttttgtaataCTGATGATAGCCCATAGCAGGTGTCTCATTTTAAGTGAAGACTATTTTAGGGGCCAGGACCAGCTGAGCTGGagacagttttttttttttgtactccTTTGAACTGAAGTACTTTAACTCTTCCAGTTTAAGTATCATATACCGTTTCCTCCTAAACAAAAATCTGAGCAACACTCTTTTATGGTTGGGATGAAGTTTTTATAACTAAAGCTGCAACTGGAAACGCGAACCCAGTCTTAAGCAGAGAGATACGGCAggcatttttataatttttgtgTCCTTAAAGTCAGAATGGAAGAAGTCCAGGTccagcagttttaaaatttctagCTCATACGCTGGTTTGACAGAGCACGGTTGCCATCAACAATAAAGTAGAAGGCCCAATGCAATGTATTCAAAGGTAATGACTATCGCTTCCCGTtcctttcatgttttcctttgatCCGAAACCTGAAAGCCTGCCATTGCAATTGGAGGTAGTCAGGTGAGTCATCTCCTCCCCTTCAGAGAGAGactcctgccttcctcctcctgctttctctgGGTTCCATCCCCTTTGGTACATTTCTCCACCCATCATTTTCAAAGGGTGACTCCCTTGGGTCCTGAAGCCACTGAAATGCCACCTAAGTTTTGGAATGAACTGCTGAGGCTTCACTGTGGCAGGAATAAAGACTCTTGAACGTGAGGTTACAGTGAGACCAAAAGGCCTACCTTTACTGACATTTCCTGTAGGCATCATTTGTGCGTACCCCTCATTTTACGCCAGCCTCAAATACCACATCCTACTTTCAGGTTTCAGTAGGCTCTAGGGGGGTCCATGCTGCTAAGAATGACATTGGGCATTTGATTTTAAGGAGCCGAGTTCCTCCACCTAAGTCACAGGGCTAGGGGCACGTCACCCCTTCTTGCTACTCACGTGCAACGATTTCATAAAAACCAGAGGATATTTCTCAAGTCAGCTGGCCAGGATCCACTGCTTTTGCATCCACTTGGTCTGTCGTAGAAGCGATTCATTTCACTCTTTTACTGACACTTAGAGCATCCCAACTGCTCCTCTAGCTCCACGGAGTCTCTCTGTCGTTGTGACAGTCGTGCCTCACGAGGCACACATTTTTGCTAAAGCGTGCTATGCTGACTGACCCCACGGTGGGTCTGGCAGCAGAGACTCCTTTGAGACGTAACGACTACTGTCTAATAAGCAATTTTCTGGATCTGGCTTGTATTATGTTTATTAAACGGGTTAATAACAAGTTCACACATCATAAGCACTATTCAGGAAATGTTTTATGGCGCTTTGGGTTCTGGACAAAAAACTAATACCACGTAATATTTTGTTAATTACTTTTACAAGCCTGTCTTTTTACTAACTGTTCTAACCACTACTCCTTGCAGCACGAGACAAAGATATCACTTACTTATTAGATCCGAACATGTAACAGGTGGCCTTTTACTGACGCAGGAAAGAAAATGCGTAGTTTATGGTAACAGACAGTGCAAAAGAATCAATAAAGACCGTACCTTTGGAATTGGGAATTGGCATTCCCCTGAGCAATAATAGGCATCGAAGGATTTAGGGGAAATAATCCACTCGCTCCAGCCAATGTCTGCAAAATCCACCTTGAGATAGCGCCGGGCACAATACCTTGGCTCATTCCACTGCTTCCTCCTTGCCTTCTTCAGCGTCTGCTCATCGAACTGGAGAGTCTGGCTCTTCTGGTGATgattcttcctctgcttttttttaatctttgccCTATCTGCTAACCGTGGCTGGAAGGTTTTGTAGGGTTTTCTGTCTTCCCATCTCTCAGCCTCATTGTACTGGTACTCGGCTCCCGGAAGCTCATTATTCTGCAACGGCAAGAGGACATTTGCTGAGCGTTTTCGCCGCCGCTTCCCGAGACTGCTCCTCACGTGGTTTTCCGGCCTGGGAAAGACCCTTGCCAGAGGATGACGGTGCCCTTGCAAACTAGAGACAACACTCTCTGGCTCTGAAATAGCAGAATCGTTGGCATAAATCAGAATGTAGGGTTCATAGCGAGAGGGTGCCCTTTTCCAGGGGTCATGGCTGCTCAGATCCATTTTGACGCCGATCAGGAgttcattgttttgttttgcttcataCAGGAGCTGAGTGATATCTTTCCACTGCCAGGGAAGGACATCCTGGTAAGCCGTGGAGACATTTATTAAGAAATGTCCCAGGCTCCGAGTCTGGTTCCCAACAGAAGGAAAGCTCCGAACTGAAAGACGTATCTGAATTTCAGGTTTCCTGTGCCCGTCACGAGAACAGCCTCTGGATTGGGAACAGTTCCGCTTCGCCTGCAGCAGATCACCGATATAATAATACACCGAGgctgacaaaacattttcagacttGGTAAGCGATGTCAAGTTAAAAATGTGCATCTCCTGGCTTTCAGGGCTCCctagaagaagaaatacttACGTAAGAACACGggcatttcaaaatgttataGAGAAAGGACCGATTGCGTTGCTTTCTAGGTTATACGTTAAGTTCCCAGGAAATTTTCACGCAGCGATGTGGGAACAGGTTTAGGCCACTATTCAGAAAAATAGCCAAGCTAGTAAACTGGTGACCGTAAATCACACACTTTCAATCTGGTTTCCGTGTAATACCTATCTCCATTCAGAAATAATCACGCACGTCCTACTGCTCCTCTGACTTCAGGAAACAAACTCGGTCACAGGAACACAGCTCAATAACGGATGCACTAAACACTTCATCCATCATCCAGAAATTTGAGCGACGCCATAGTAAGgctttgctcttctgttttcctctttctgcaaCATTCCAAACCCCCTCCCTCTCAAAATGCACTTAGGTGACTATGGCTGCCCTGTGCAGGCTAAAGAATTGTCTGTCTTTGTCCAATACAATTGGGACATCAATGGGACATCAATGGCACTGGCCCATGCCTTAGCCCAGACCTAGCGGAAGCTGGAGAAAGGCTCCCACCGGCTTCACTAGGCACGGGATTGTCTGTAAACGTCCATTGTCCTGTTGAGCCAGAGcctcagctggaaagaaaacattggcTTCCCTACTAGTAGAGTCTCAACGTGGCAGttgaggaagagggaaaagccTGGATTCAAACGGAGCGTGATTCCCAGTATTGCCCCAGGCTTTCAACTGTACTGCCAGGTAAGTCACTTAAGCTCTGACTGCCAAGCTGTTCAATGCAAAAAAAGCCTGGCTGGTTCCTTCAAACCTTCCACTCTGCTCCACTGTGATCCGGGCCTCACCGACAAGACAAGGACTGTGGGGCCTGGGATGGCATTTACTCTGTAGCTTCTAAAGATGTCAAAGAGACTATCAAAGAGGGACCCAAACCCATGTACCATTTGGTACAGCTACCTATGTATATCAGGCTGCAAAACAGGTAAGCAAACATATGAAGTACTACATGTTTCAAAAGCTAAGTGAAAAGACAAATTGAAACCCTGTATTACAAAGGTTGTTTCCTTTCATTATTAACCATTCCTCCATTACAGTAAGACCAATTTATTGGCCCCTCCAGCGGTCAGCGACTTCCGCATGCGCAACTGGGTCTTCGTGACCCAGAGCCCTTCACAACGGCAAGGTTAGAATtgggaacagaaggaagtatAAAGTTATTGACAACAGCCTTGCACACAAAGAAGGAACGTAGCTTGCCTCTAAAGACGTGAGGAGAAGAAACACCAGGATGGAATCACTGTTTAATCATTTTTAAGGCTTCGATGTCAGCTCTGGAGAAAGAGACGATTCACCACTTATAACGAGCTAAAGGCGCACAAGCGGGTTTGACAGCCTTTTGGCTAAGTCAGGCACTAATCACAACCGACGTTTCCCTCTAGAATGATCAGGCCCCGAACTGCTTCAATTACACTGGGTAAATTTAGTCATTCCACCTAGGACATTTCATCAATTTTCATGCCAGTCAAGAGTTAGAA
It encodes the following:
- the BMP3 gene encoding bone morphogenetic protein 3; the protein is MAASARWLLCLCLGWGCLCLALGDVLRTRWVGLRRRAVPGAVRGGRARAAAGDDGLGRRRPERLQAGDKVSEHMLRLYDQYSGGRAAAPRPQDLPGLHLRRGNTVRGFRPLAAGSPESQEMHIFNLTSLTKSENVLSASVYYYIGDLLQAKRNCSQSRGCSRDGHRKPEIQIRLSVRSFPSVGNQTRSLGHFLINVSTAYQDVLPWQWKDITQLLYEAKQNNELLIGVKMDLSSHDPWKRAPSRYEPYILIYANDSAISEPESVVSSLQGHRHPLARVFPRPENHVRSSLGKRRRKRSANVLLPLQNNELPGAEYQYNEAERWEDRKPYKTFQPRLADRAKIKKKQRKNHHQKSQTLQFDEQTLKKARRKQWNEPRYCARRYLKVDFADIGWSEWIISPKSFDAYYCSGECQFPIPKALKPSNHATIQSIVRAVGVVPGIPEPCCVPDKMSSLSILFFDENKNVVLKVYPNMTVESCACR